The following are from one region of the Cloacibacterium normanense genome:
- a CDS encoding proline dehydrogenase family protein — translation MSIFNDTKIAFAEKSTAQLEKAKWMFTAIKYPSLTNVGINVLNFTIKNNFPFVTDLVKNTLFEQFCGGETREQSMKVVDKMFKHHVGSIFDYAIEGKEEEAAFDTTCEEIKENIKFAIGNLAIPFVVFKPTGFGRLDLYADVSAGKELTSSEKEEWKRVRNRYEEVCKMAYDNKVILMIDAEESWMQDAVDHLVNEMMEKYNKEKAYIWNTIQMYRTGRLEYLAHDLERAKSKNYFLGYKFVRGAYMEKERERAAEKNYPDPIQPTKEATDNNYNAAVDFVLENLDRVAAFFGTHNEKSTELAIDKMKTLGLAHDDERLHFGQLYGMSDNITYWLGENKYNACKYLPYGPVKDVVPYLTRRAQENTSVAGQTGRELSLIQKELERRRKEK, via the coding sequence ATGTCAATTTTCAACGATACTAAAATTGCTTTTGCTGAAAAGTCAACAGCGCAACTAGAAAAAGCCAAGTGGATGTTTACCGCTATTAAATATCCTAGCCTTACGAATGTGGGAATTAACGTTTTGAATTTCACCATTAAAAACAATTTTCCTTTTGTAACAGATTTGGTGAAAAATACCCTTTTTGAGCAATTCTGTGGTGGCGAAACTCGCGAACAAAGCATGAAAGTGGTAGATAAAATGTTTAAGCATCATGTAGGAAGCATTTTTGATTATGCCATCGAAGGAAAGGAAGAAGAAGCGGCTTTTGATACAACTTGCGAAGAAATTAAAGAAAACATAAAATTTGCGATAGGTAATCTCGCTATTCCTTTTGTGGTTTTTAAACCAACAGGTTTTGGTAGATTAGATCTTTATGCAGATGTTTCAGCGGGAAAAGAATTAACCAGTTCCGAGAAAGAAGAATGGAAACGTGTAAGAAACCGTTATGAAGAAGTTTGCAAAATGGCTTATGACAATAAGGTAATTCTGATGATTGATGCAGAAGAGTCTTGGATGCAAGATGCAGTAGACCATTTGGTAAACGAGATGATGGAGAAATACAACAAAGAGAAAGCCTATATCTGGAATACAATCCAAATGTACAGAACTGGAAGATTAGAATATTTGGCTCACGATTTAGAGCGTGCAAAATCTAAAAACTATTTCTTGGGGTATAAATTTGTTCGTGGTGCATACATGGAAAAAGAAAGAGAACGTGCTGCCGAAAAAAATTACCCAGACCCAATTCAGCCAACAAAAGAAGCGACGGATAATAATTATAATGCAGCAGTAGATTTTGTTTTAGAAAATTTAGATAGAGTAGCAGCATTTTTCGGTACACACAACGAGAAGTCTACAGAATTAGCCATTGATAAAATGAAAACGCTTGGTTTAGCGCATGATGACGAAAGATTACATTTTGGGCAACTCTACGGAATGAGCGATAATATCACGTATTGGCTCGGCGAAAACAAGTACAATGCTTGTAAATATTTACCTTACGGTCCGGTAAAAGATGTAGTGCCTTATCTTACCAGAAGAGCACAAGAAAACACTTCTGTGGCAGGACAAACAGGTCGTGAACTTTCATTGATTCAAAAAGAGTTAGAAAGAAGAAGAAAAGAAAAGTAA
- a CDS encoding nucleotidyltransferase domain-containing protein: MMKFGLLDTEIENIHKIFSQNQEIEKVIIFGSRAKGNYRNNSDIDLVIFGNINLRILNQINIELDNLLLPYTFDLLIYKNIENEEVKEHIKRCGIIFYKK; encoded by the coding sequence ATGATGAAATTTGGACTTTTAGATACCGAAATTGAAAATATTCATAAAATTTTTTCTCAAAATCAAGAGATAGAAAAAGTTATTATTTTTGGTTCACGAGCCAAAGGAAATTACCGTAATAACTCTGATATAGATTTGGTGATTTTTGGTAACATAAATCTTAGAATTTTAAATCAAATCAATATTGAATTAGATAATTTATTATTACCTTATACTTTTGATTTATTGATTTATAAAAACATTGAAAATGAAGAAGTAAAAGAACATATTAAGAGATGTGGCATCATATTTTATAAAAAATAA
- the aroB gene encoding 3-dehydroquinate synthase: MLSILDSEFSALNTYIKDKNPSQIFILVDENTHQHCLPTLLGNLDTDVHFEIIEIESGEDAKNISTVVQLWEILSDFEADRKSLLLNLGGGVITDLGGFVASTYKRGISFINIPTTLLAMCDASIGGKTGIDHQYLKNIVGTFAEAEHILVYPEFLKTLDFVELRSGFAEMLKHGLIADVSHWNDLITIEELTPENIAPHIENSMMIKENVVVKDYKEKSLRKILNFGHTIGHAVESLCLKTHHVIPHGEAVALGMIIETKISELENLISPEKAQHIIENIQKYYPYISISAFSNEEIISLMLNDKKNDHGKINFSILEGLGKCNYDYKVSQEHIEQALEYYRNINA; the protein is encoded by the coding sequence ATGCTTTCTATTTTAGACTCAGAATTTTCGGCACTTAATACTTATATAAAAGATAAAAATCCAAGTCAGATTTTTATTTTGGTAGACGAAAACACTCATCAACATTGCCTTCCTACACTTTTAGGAAATCTAGATACAGATGTTCACTTTGAAATTATAGAAATAGAATCAGGAGAAGATGCTAAAAATATTTCTACGGTGGTACAACTTTGGGAGATTTTATCAGATTTTGAAGCGGATAGAAAATCATTACTTCTCAATTTAGGAGGTGGTGTGATTACCGATTTGGGCGGTTTCGTAGCTTCTACTTATAAGAGAGGAATTTCTTTCATCAATATTCCTACTACACTTCTAGCGATGTGTGATGCTTCTATTGGAGGAAAAACAGGAATAGATCATCAGTATCTCAAAAATATTGTAGGAACTTTTGCAGAAGCAGAGCATATTTTGGTTTATCCAGAATTTTTAAAAACATTGGACTTTGTAGAATTAAGAAGTGGTTTTGCGGAAATGCTGAAACATGGCTTAATTGCAGATGTTTCTCACTGGAACGATCTCATTACCATAGAAGAACTTACACCCGAAAATATTGCTCCGCATATCGAAAACTCTATGATGATTAAAGAAAATGTGGTGGTAAAAGATTACAAAGAAAAAAGTCTTAGAAAAATATTAAATTTTGGTCACACCATTGGTCACGCTGTAGAAAGCCTTTGCCTGAAAACACACCACGTAATTCCACATGGTGAAGCAGTAGCGCTCGGAATGATTATCGAAACGAAAATTTCGGAGTTAGAAAATCTTATTTCTCCAGAAAAAGCACAACACATTATTGAAAATATTCAAAAATACTATCCATATATTTCGATTTCTGCATTTAGCAATGAAGAGATTATCTCGTTGATGCTTAATGACAAAAAGAATGACCATGGAAAGATTAATTTCTCTATTCTAGAAGGTTTAGGCAAATGTAACTATGATTACAAAGTAAGTCAAGAGCATATAGAACAAGCATTAGAGTATTACAGAAACATCAATGCATAA
- the priA gene encoding replication restart helicase PriA: MTFAQIILPLNLKGTFTYKVSEEFLSKIEVGMRVLVPFGGKKIYTGIVAEIHHNEPETFLPKDIHSLLDAEPIVPKQQLKFWNWLSEYYLCNIGEIYRFAFPSSLKLESETYLKRNPNEEINWEVLDANEIYLLQALEVKSLVSLSEIEAFIPKKEIVKTVKALIDEQLILIDEKIYEKYKAKEVAYLKIDENILGNLSEILQSLTKAKKQKDLFLTILEVQQTQNQPLRKSQFFENGVFNASHLRGLVEKNLVQEYYLQKDRIETYEGEIENLEKLSEVQEKALTEINEGFCEGKNVLLHGVTSSGKTHLYLEKIEETIANGKNVLFLLPEIALTKQIIQRLEKKYGKQLGFYHQKLTDFEKVEVWRKVKNNEIKILIGTRSSLFLPFQNLGLIIIDEEHDAAYKPREVKPFFNAKDAALVLANYYQAKAILGSATPSVESYYAAKNGKLKYVFLGERFGEVALPKYEIINFKEAQESKLSVGHFSQYLIDKISENLEHKKQTIILHNRRGYANVVECESCGHVTYCSNCDVVMTYHKSTNELKCHYCGHKAQKPKICPKCQSTNLNTRGIGIEQIEEETQKIFKEAQVERMDVDSMRKKFAYEKLYEKIESGEAEIVVGTQMISKGLDFDNIELVAIPKADALLYVQDFRAEERAYQLITQVSGRAGRNSGKGKIYIQTYNPYHPLFELIKEENSAKIYEHFLKEREQFLYPPFVKLVLIELKHRKEEKLQRASQFLSSVLQKYLPLPCILGPEKAPIGKINLLYQYQILLKLPRGKKYQEYKDYLLKSLEEFQEITAYKSIKIDTFVDF; the protein is encoded by the coding sequence TTGACTTTCGCACAAATTATTTTACCGCTTAATCTCAAAGGAACTTTTACCTACAAAGTTTCCGAAGAATTTTTGTCGAAAATCGAAGTAGGAATGCGTGTTTTGGTTCCTTTTGGAGGAAAGAAAATTTATACAGGAATTGTTGCAGAAATTCATCATAATGAACCTGAAACTTTTTTGCCAAAAGACATTCATTCATTGCTAGATGCAGAACCTATTGTTCCAAAACAACAATTAAAATTCTGGAATTGGCTTTCGGAATATTATCTCTGTAATATTGGCGAAATCTATCGTTTTGCGTTTCCAAGTTCTTTAAAATTAGAAAGTGAAACCTATCTGAAACGAAATCCGAATGAAGAAATAAATTGGGAAGTTCTAGACGCCAATGAAATCTACTTGTTGCAGGCTCTGGAAGTGAAAAGCCTCGTCAGTTTGTCTGAAATAGAAGCGTTTATTCCTAAAAAAGAAATCGTAAAAACAGTAAAAGCGCTCATCGACGAACAGCTGATTTTAATAGACGAAAAAATCTACGAAAAATACAAAGCCAAAGAAGTAGCTTATCTTAAAATTGATGAAAATATTCTCGGCAATCTGTCAGAAATTCTGCAAAGTTTAACCAAAGCCAAAAAACAAAAAGATTTGTTTTTAACGATTTTGGAGGTTCAACAAACACAAAATCAACCGCTGCGAAAGTCTCAATTTTTTGAAAATGGAGTTTTCAATGCTTCGCATTTAAGAGGTTTGGTGGAGAAAAATTTGGTACAGGAATATTATCTTCAGAAAGATAGAATCGAAACGTATGAAGGAGAAATAGAAAATCTGGAAAAACTTTCAGAAGTTCAAGAAAAAGCTTTGACAGAAATCAATGAAGGTTTCTGTGAAGGAAAAAATGTCTTGCTTCATGGCGTTACCAGTTCAGGGAAAACACATTTGTATCTGGAAAAAATAGAAGAAACCATAGCTAATGGAAAAAATGTGCTGTTTCTGCTTCCTGAAATTGCTTTGACCAAACAAATAATCCAAAGATTAGAAAAAAAATACGGAAAACAACTCGGTTTTTATCATCAAAAACTCACAGATTTCGAAAAAGTAGAAGTTTGGCGAAAAGTGAAGAATAATGAGATTAAAATCCTCATCGGAACCAGAAGTTCGCTGTTTCTACCGTTTCAGAATTTAGGCTTAATCATCATTGATGAAGAGCATGATGCTGCTTACAAACCTCGTGAAGTAAAACCGTTTTTTAATGCAAAAGATGCCGCTTTGGTTTTGGCAAATTATTATCAAGCGAAAGCGATTTTGGGTTCTGCAACGCCATCCGTAGAAAGTTATTACGCCGCCAAAAATGGTAAGTTAAAATATGTTTTCTTAGGAGAAAGATTTGGCGAAGTGGCTTTGCCAAAATATGAAATCATCAATTTCAAAGAAGCGCAAGAATCGAAGCTTTCAGTAGGTCATTTTTCCCAGTATTTAATTGATAAAATTTCTGAAAATTTAGAACATAAAAAGCAAACCATCATTCTGCACAACAGAAGAGGATACGCAAACGTGGTAGAATGCGAAAGTTGCGGTCATGTTACTTATTGCAGCAATTGTGATGTGGTGATGACCTATCATAAATCTACCAATGAGCTGAAATGCCATTACTGTGGTCACAAAGCGCAAAAACCTAAAATTTGTCCGAAATGTCAAAGTACAAATCTCAATACTCGTGGAATTGGTATAGAACAGATTGAAGAAGAAACGCAGAAAATTTTTAAGGAAGCACAAGTAGAGAGAATGGATGTAGACAGTATGCGTAAGAAATTTGCCTACGAAAAACTCTACGAAAAAATAGAATCTGGCGAAGCCGAAATCGTGGTAGGAACACAAATGATTTCTAAAGGTTTGGATTTTGATAATATAGAATTGGTGGCTATTCCTAAAGCAGATGCACTGTTGTATGTTCAGGATTTCAGAGCGGAAGAAAGAGCCTATCAATTGATTACGCAGGTTTCGGGAAGAGCAGGGAGAAACTCTGGGAAAGGTAAAATTTATATCCAGACTTATAATCCTTATCATCCACTCTTTGAATTGATTAAAGAAGAAAATTCTGCCAAAATTTATGAGCATTTCCTCAAAGAAAGAGAGCAATTTTTGTATCCACCTTTTGTGAAATTGGTTTTAATAGAGCTCAAACATAGAAAAGAAGAAAAATTGCAGAGAGCTTCTCAGTTTTTAAGTTCGGTTTTGCAAAAATATTTGCCTTTGCCATGTATTTTAGGACCAGAAAAAGCACCGATTGGTAAAATAAATCTCTTATATCAGTATCAAATTTTGCTCAAATTACCAAGAGGCAAAAAGTACCAAGAATACAAGGATTACTTGCTGAAATCTTTAGAGGAATTTCAAGAAATTACCGCTTATAAAAGCATTAAAATAGATACGTTTGTTGATTTTTAA
- the dacB gene encoding D-alanyl-D-alanine carboxypeptidase/D-alanyl-D-alanine endopeptidase, producing MRELKRIAIAATVLLQTAVIAQTSSVSSNIYTEKSGIGSAGIEKPVLSPKEQLEENIEKMKKDPLLRNATWGFVVYDTKKKEVITGYNEDKPLIPASTTKLLSTDASMSLLGGRFKWITQLEYSGTIDETGTLNGNLFVIGSGDPSMGTGKAGAWSYSQIISDYLAKISEAGIKKINGDIVVQTAVFQDVRLELPEKIVWLEHNNYYLPVGNTNNINPKNERIAVKAKSVFDTSKRYFYVSPYMHKMAFTEKFEANNLITTIPAAPALLANNLRASLIKNRIPISGKVINRVTDPNPEERQFLAKYSSPTMVDIIYFTNQKSDNALAESLLKTVGFYKTGNVSLESGRETIVRHLEEKRYDFDGLVLADGSGLSRANKVKPISQVKFLAEVMKEKYYDDFLKSLPIAGETGTLRRMFKSGNNYGQIFAKTGTLNGVKCLAGYIKTRDGRILSFSLLINGYLGSVDQIKARMEQLLEPVIDL from the coding sequence ATGAGAGAATTGAAAAGAATAGCTATTGCTGCAACTGTGCTTTTGCAAACCGCAGTTATTGCCCAAACTTCATCAGTTTCTTCTAATATATATACCGAAAAAAGTGGAATAGGAAGTGCTGGAATAGAAAAACCTGTGCTTTCTCCTAAAGAACAATTAGAAGAAAATATAGAAAAAATGAAAAAAGACCCTCTTTTGCGCAATGCAACTTGGGGTTTTGTAGTCTACGATACCAAAAAGAAAGAAGTCATCACCGGTTATAATGAAGACAAACCTTTGATTCCGGCTTCTACTACCAAATTGCTTTCTACCGATGCTTCCATGTCACTTTTGGGAGGAAGATTCAAATGGATTACTCAATTAGAATATTCTGGAACCATTGACGAAACGGGAACGCTTAACGGAAATCTTTTCGTGATTGGCAGTGGTGATCCTTCAATGGGTACAGGAAAAGCAGGAGCGTGGTCTTATTCTCAAATTATCAGCGATTATTTAGCTAAAATTTCTGAAGCAGGAATTAAAAAAATCAATGGAGATATTGTAGTGCAAACTGCTGTTTTTCAAGATGTAAGATTAGAATTGCCCGAAAAAATAGTTTGGCTAGAGCATAACAATTACTATTTACCAGTAGGAAATACCAATAACATCAACCCAAAAAACGAGAGAATTGCAGTAAAAGCAAAATCGGTTTTTGACACTTCAAAAAGATATTTTTACGTTTCTCCTTACATGCATAAAATGGCTTTCACCGAAAAATTTGAAGCCAATAATTTAATTACGACGATTCCTGCAGCTCCAGCTTTATTGGCCAATAATCTTAGAGCGAGTTTGATTAAAAATAGAATTCCTATTTCTGGAAAAGTCATCAATAGAGTGACTGACCCAAATCCTGAAGAAAGACAGTTTTTAGCGAAATATTCTTCGCCTACAATGGTGGATATTATTTACTTTACCAACCAAAAAAGTGATAATGCTTTAGCAGAATCTCTGTTGAAAACGGTAGGTTTTTACAAAACAGGAAATGTTTCTTTAGAATCGGGACGAGAAACCATCGTGAGACATTTAGAAGAAAAAAGATATGATTTTGATGGATTAGTTTTAGCGGATGGAAGTGGTTTGTCAAGAGCAAATAAAGTAAAACCGATTTCTCAGGTGAAGTTTTTGGCAGAGGTAATGAAAGAGAAATATTATGACGATTTCCTTAAATCTTTGCCTATAGCAGGAGAAACAGGAACACTGAGAAGAATGTTTAAATCTGGTAACAATTACGGTCAAATTTTCGCCAAAACAGGAACACTCAATGGGGTAAAATGTTTGGCAGGTTACATTAAAACTAGAGACGGAAGAATTCTTTCTTTTTCTTTGTTAATCAATGGTTATTTAGGTTCAGTAGACCAAATAAAAGCCAGAATGGAACAATTACTGGAACCTGTGATTGATTTGTAG
- a CDS encoding nucleotidyltransferase substrate binding protein produces the protein MERDIRWIQRFSNYKKALEKLQQSIEYIREDYQNEEDNLDEVLNEMMKEGLIQRFEYTHELAWNVMKDYAYYQGNTEIGGSRDATREAFKMNLIKNGHLWMEMIQNRNRTSHTYDKETAEEIYAAIINQYYDAFEDFKKTMQEKLDQNKQIDLF, from the coding sequence ATGGAAAGAGATATAAGATGGATTCAGCGTTTTTCTAATTATAAAAAAGCGCTAGAAAAACTTCAGCAATCAATAGAATACATTAGAGAAGATTATCAAAATGAGGAAGATAATTTAGATGAAGTATTAAATGAAATGATGAAAGAAGGATTAATCCAACGTTTTGAATATACTCATGAGTTAGCATGGAACGTAATGAAGGATTATGCCTATTATCAAGGAAATACAGAAATAGGAGGCTCTAGAGATGCAACCAGAGAAGCATTTAAAATGAATTTAATCAAAAATGGGCATCTTTGGATGGAAATGATACAGAACAGAAATAGAACTTCTCACACGTATGACAAAGAAACCGCAGAAGAAATCTATGCCGCAATCATTAATCAATATTATGATGCATTTGAAGATTTTAAGAAAACAATGCAAGAAAAATTAGATCAAAATAAACAAATAGATTTGTTTTAA
- a CDS encoding porin family protein yields the protein MKKLFLTAAVAVSSLTFAQQFGAKAGMNVSTISDEGFDDTKSKVGYYAGVFMNVPVSESFSIQPEVLYNNLGSKVSSTVLGTTYSSTLNLDYVAVPVMFQYKATPQFYLEAGPEFGFLVNAKQKFDDGSSSTVTELDKEDFNSFNMGVGLGLGFDISKNVGLNARYVAGFSDITKESGPAADAKNKNNAFQVGLNIKF from the coding sequence ATGAAAAAATTATTTTTAACCGCTGCAGTAGCAGTAAGCTCATTGACATTTGCACAGCAATTCGGAGCAAAAGCAGGTATGAACGTTTCAACTATTTCAGACGAAGGATTTGATGACACTAAATCAAAAGTAGGTTACTACGCAGGTGTATTTATGAACGTTCCAGTATCAGAATCATTCAGCATTCAACCAGAAGTTTTATATAACAATTTAGGTTCTAAAGTATCTTCTACCGTATTAGGAACTACTTATTCTTCTACCCTTAACTTAGATTATGTAGCAGTACCAGTAATGTTCCAATATAAAGCTACTCCACAGTTTTACTTAGAAGCAGGTCCAGAATTTGGATTTTTAGTTAATGCTAAACAAAAATTTGATGACGGTTCTTCTTCAACAGTAACAGAATTGGATAAAGAAGACTTCAATAGTTTCAACATGGGAGTTGGTTTAGGTTTAGGATTTGACATTTCTAAAAATGTAGGTCTAAACGCAAGATATGTAGCTGGTTTCAGCGATATCACTAAAGAATCAGGACCAGCAGCTGACGCGAAAAATAAAAACAACGCTTTTCAAGTTGGTTTAAATATAAAGTTCTAA
- the kbl gene encoding glycine C-acetyltransferase, with protein MISEKYLKHLQNELENIENDGLYKRERIITSQQSAEIVANGKSLLNFCANNYLGLSNHPEVMKASQDMIASHGYGMSSVRFICGTQDIHKELEAKISEFLGTEDTILYAAAFDANGGVFEPLFTEEDAIISDELNHASIIDGVRLCKAARYRYKNNNMEDLEAQLIEASKQNHRFKIIVTDGVFSMDGIVADLKGVCDLAEKYDALVMVDDSHATGFIGKTGRGTHEANEVMGRVDIITSTLGKALGGALGGFTSGKKEIIDMLRQRSRPYLFSNSLAPGIVGAALKVLEMLSKDTSYRDKVMENAEYFRTEMKAKGFDIPDGDAAIVPVMLYDAKLAQTFAEKMMENGVYVIGFFYPVVPKGKARIRVQLSAGHTREHLDKAIAAFEKVGKELGVIS; from the coding sequence ATGATTTCAGAAAAATACCTTAAACACTTACAAAACGAGCTAGAAAATATCGAAAACGACGGATTGTACAAGCGTGAAAGAATTATTACGTCTCAGCAGTCTGCAGAAATTGTAGCCAATGGAAAATCATTATTGAATTTCTGTGCCAATAATTATTTGGGACTTTCTAATCACCCAGAAGTGATGAAAGCATCTCAAGACATGATTGCTTCTCACGGTTACGGAATGTCATCGGTACGTTTTATCTGCGGAACTCAGGATATTCATAAAGAATTAGAAGCGAAAATTTCTGAATTTTTAGGAACCGAAGATACCATTTTGTACGCAGCAGCTTTTGATGCAAATGGTGGGGTATTTGAACCGCTTTTTACAGAAGAAGATGCTATTATTTCAGACGAGTTGAACCACGCTTCTATTATTGATGGAGTTCGTCTTTGTAAAGCAGCGAGATACAGATATAAAAATAATAATATGGAAGATTTAGAAGCACAACTTATTGAAGCTTCTAAACAAAATCACCGTTTCAAAATCATCGTAACAGATGGAGTTTTCTCAATGGACGGAATCGTAGCAGATTTAAAAGGTGTTTGCGATTTAGCAGAGAAATATGATGCGTTGGTAATGGTTGATGATTCTCACGCAACAGGTTTCATTGGTAAAACAGGTCGTGGAACACATGAAGCCAATGAAGTGATGGGAAGAGTAGATATTATTACTTCTACCTTAGGAAAAGCTTTGGGTGGCGCTTTGGGAGGTTTTACTTCTGGTAAAAAAGAAATTATCGACATGCTTCGTCAGCGTTCGCGTCCGTATTTATTCTCAAATTCTCTAGCTCCAGGAATTGTAGGAGCAGCTTTGAAAGTTCTAGAAATGCTTTCTAAAGACACTTCATATCGTGATAAAGTCATGGAAAACGCAGAATATTTCCGTACGGAAATGAAAGCCAAAGGTTTTGATATTCCTGATGGTGATGCGGCGATTGTTCCGGTAATGTTATATGATGCGAAATTAGCGCAAACTTTTGCAGAAAAAATGATGGAAAACGGCGTTTATGTCATCGGTTTCTTCTACCCAGTTGTACCGAAAGGAAAAGCAAGAATTAGAGTTCAGCTTTCTGCGGGACATACCCGTGAACATTTAGATAAAGCCATTGCTGCTTTCGAAAAAGTAGGTAAAGAATTAGGCGTTATTTCTTAA